Proteins encoded within one genomic window of Hermetia illucens chromosome 2, iHerIll2.2.curated.20191125, whole genome shotgun sequence:
- the LOC119647520 gene encoding peroxisomal biogenesis factor 3, which yields MFDSMKRFFSRNRRKFIIVGVAVGGTYLVARYAKQKLVELQESSTKEFIEKTRRVQHFESTERTCNQAIVSLTANVSDEILQILNPEIILEKLRTNPEDKLQLWDNLKIMAFTRLTTLIYATTILVVTLRVQLNVLGGYLYKDTKSDDTKISNELRQSYLSLVQNFLHSGLRDMTKLIESKVRLVLEAYPLTKKLSLSDIEQVFWSIQMAVNSDPTEPNSNLTRYVFPSTVDDSNETLKKMYDETLDILESDDVAALCANCISRGFSIAVDTIAESFSETNKTPNQITANGKSALEAKSTSGDVVNINNMELSLAKIIPILNNITAVNQENNNSRPSLTSSLVTFYLIAEKIKTLGTNVYEVFSV from the coding sequence ATGTTTGACAGCATGAAACGATTTTTTTCACGCAACCGAAGGAAATTCATTATTGTGGGTGTGGCTGTAGGAGGCACATACCTGGTTGCACGCTATGCCAAACAGAAACTTGTTGAGCTGCAAGAATCGAGCACCAAAGAGTTTATTGAAAAGACCAGACGCGTTCAGCATTTCGAATCAACAGAACGCACTTGCAACCAGGCCATCGTCAGCCTCACAGCTAATGTTTCTgacgaaattttgcaaattttgaaccCAGAAATAATCTTGGAAAAACTAAGAACCAACCCGGAAGACAAACTCCAATTATGGGATAATCTTAAAATCATGGCTTTCACAAGATTGACTACCTTAATTTATGCAACGACTATTCTGGTAGTGACATTGCGGGTACAATTGAATGTTTTAGGTGGTTACCTTTACAAAGACACCAAATCTGATGACACGAAAATATCTAACGAGCTCCGACAGTCCTATTTATCGTTAGTGCAGAATTTTCTCCACAGCGGGTTGAGAGATATGACGAAACTTATTGAAAGTAAAGTGCGTCTTGTATTGGAAGCGTATCCTCTTACAAAGAAATTGAGCCTGTCGGACATCGAACAAGTATTTTGGTCTATCCAAATGGCTGTCAATAGTGACCCCACAGAGCCAAATTCGAATCTAACACGCTACGTGTTCCCTTCAACAGTAGATGACAGCAATGAAACATTGAAGAAGATGTACGATGAAACTTTAGATATTCTGGAAAGCGATGACGTGGCGGCTCTTTGCGCGAACTGTATAAGTAGAGGATTCTCCATCGCTGTTGATACCATCGCCGAGTCTTTCTCAGAAACAAACAAGACACCCAATCAAATCACCGCTAATGGCAAAAGCGCATTGGAGGCTAAGTCTACATCGGGAGATGTGGTTAATATAAACAACATGGAATTATCTCTTGCAAAGATTATTCCAATTTTAAACAACATCACAGCAGTAAACCAAGAGAACAATAACAGTCGACCGAGTCTAACCTCATCGTTAGTAACATTCTATTTAATCGCCGAGAAGATCAAAACTTTGGGAACGAACGTGTACGAGGTGTTTAGTGTGtaa